The Solanum lycopersicum chromosome 8, SLM_r2.1 DNA segment AATGGCTGCATTTGTTGATAATGCTTCCTCCGGATTCCGCTTCTGTGTATTGCTGCTGCTGTTGTTAGCTTTAGAGCTGTTATCTCTGGTAAACAGTGACTTAATAGGAACTTCTTCAACCTTAAACTTCACTGTTAAAAACTTGCTCTGCGTTCGATTATGACGCTCCTCTTTTTCATCCTCTGTTACTTTAATCCGTAGTGGTTTTGGAGTAGCTGAAACAGAGCCATCATCGCCATCACCATCACCTTCAGATAATTTTCCAGTTTTTGTTGCTGCATTTGATTTCGGCTTCTTCAGCTTCAACATTAACACTCTAAACTTCGTTGCAGACTTCAACAATGAGGAAGAAAATTTAGAATTCGCTTCCGATGCAGTTAGCAACAGCGATGAAGGCTCAATTGGAACCAAACTTCCTTTGAAGAAAAGATCATCCGACGGCGAAAGTGATACATTCGGATCCGTACCATCAACACTCGAACTAGACGGAGAAAGCGTGAATTTCAGCTCTTCTTCGTTCTCCGACTCACTTACATCTCCTTCCTCATTCTCCTCCTCCTCATTCTTTGAACTAATTTTACACCTATCATTTCCTTCAACTTTCACTTCTTCTTCCTCCGGAAGAGCAGCGAACTCCAAGTCAAAAAACGGTCCGTCATCTCCGTCTACCTCTTCATCCTCGTCGGAGTCAGATTCAGACGAGTTAGCACTAACTTCAGTGAGAACAGCCGAACGAGTTTTAGCACCGGCGGCATCGTCAGAGAAAACCCCGGCAGCTCCACCACCACGCCAGTACTTGAGTAAACTGAAAGCTTCCATAGTTGGTAGAGCCAGTATACAATTATTATGAGAAAAAGGAGATGAATAAAGTTCAGAAAAGTGAGAGGTGTTTATGAAATGTGAAGAAGATTGATAATGGAGAAGCTTAGCTAATACTGTTGCAGCAGTACTCTGAAAGGTGGCAGAGGAACAACAGTAACACAACTAAGgtaaaagttttattttctttctctctttttttacattttcatttatatattactCCTACTAGTAGCacttattttttagtttttaaattcTACTACTCCTTgtctttttctaaaatatataaataaaaatatctctcacttaaaatagataattaaaaccttgagatatttttttttgaactttgtAATTCTTTTTCGTATAATATTGTTTACAAAAGTATCATAAAAATTGAGATGCAAGTAGAATATTTATCCTAACATCAATACTTCAAACTCATAACATATAAATCACGTAAAAACTGCGAAAAAAACGTACGTTACTTTTATAGTTTCTAGTTGTGTCCCTAGTGTTGAGCTTGTAATACAATGGTGTATTTATTCGTGGTTACATAATAGTCATGTGAAGAAATCCAGTGTTTGTGTGTCAGCCCATTGCATTATACAAATATCctttttataaagtttttttggAACATCTCTAAAAATTACACACGTACaaatttttatctaaaataataataatatctttcTACTGTAAACAATTGCGGTAAAAGAAATTACCTGCATTGTCGTTTATATCGATCCAAATTTCACAGAACTCATTAtcgttaaaaatatttctacactatatatatttaattttatttaatcaaattttaatataaatatcaaaacgAAGCGAAGCacatgcatcacaataaatactTACTGTAATATCCGTAGACTGCCTTCtttatttcacataattttGGGTAAGAAAAGTCACGTGGCAAACATGCACGGAAAGTACCACACAGGGGACCTTTTGCTACGAATAACTCACATTCATTACTACGGGTAAATGCGTcgatatatatgatataatttaaattttaaaaattaaatatttttaattaattaatatatttttaatatttaaatattaattatattatataaattgaaatgataaaataaaagttactattaaagtatttatttttacattccCAACAAGATAAAATTATTGACCTTCAGTTAGAAAATATTGTTGATATTTAGCTATGGAGTTAGAACTGATGAATTTTTGTCTCATTATTGCAGACAAAGTACGTAGGGTATGCTTGTAAGTGAAGCCcacattcattaattttaaagtaCTAATCTATCTATACTATAATGGAGtactttgaaaattttaaaatatttacctTATTTGGTTTGTTATTAGTTAGAATATAAATTCAATACGTGAACGATTCAAAAGATGAGTCTAAATTTGACTGAAATCTAAGTAAATAGTTATATTAAGATGGAGTCTTTAATTCGTTTAACATTTTAAACAGAAAAAAGTAGAAGTAATTAAGGTGTCACGTTTATGATTTGACTAACCTTATATCTGAcatttattaaaagtaaaattttatgtAAAGAAATAGAAATGCATAAATTTGAAGTAATATAAATTGATTGAAAGGTCATTGCCAATATGATAACGTCGTTCAGGTGATTTATTGACATAACATCTTTACTAGTACCTACCACTTTCAAAAGGACCTGCCATAAGTATTTGAGCTATATTTTGACTAAAACTTCAACGAATaacttttctattttaaaaacgagttattttaaataagagGAGATTACTTAGATGTTTCTACTAATACTTATAatcttaatattttgaatttaaatccctaaaaaaataatgaaattgattGAGATATCACAATTTAAATCATGATATGTTAATTAATATTGAGGCTATTTATTTATCCTACATCTTACGCAAGTCAGACTTTGCAACTAAAGTGAACAAATTGTGCAAAAAGCATAGTCAAAAAGGTCTTACATCACATCCATTTTCCAAAGTGAGCCTATTTACCAAGTtcccaatttattttttttttatttttcacgtGATGATTGATAGTTTTATTAATACTTTAACTATTTTGGAGTAATGTCAAGTAAAGTCTCATTCGAAGAGAAATATATTCTGTCGAGAAGACTTTTCATACATAGGGTTCAAATTTCTGATAAGAAGAAATATAATCTCATTCACTGCACCACATTCTTCAGTGATATCAAGCGCTATACACTAGCATAgtgaatcaaaatttatttttacaatataaaGTTGGTAAAAGATTCAGGGGCACATCACAAGTTATAAATTAGGCTTGTGTTATGTGTCTTAAAAGTTATTTCTACCTCTAAGTTCATGTAAAAATAGTTCATCTTCACTAATGTGTGTAAACTTCACGCAAACAAACTATATTTAGCCACATGTCGttaaacatacaaatataatcgAAATTTCATCTTCTATCAGACATATATAACTTTAAATATCACatatcttaaattattttaaaaaaatagacttATAAACTGTTACACACTAAATAGTTGTGTATGGTTGTGTTAATTTTTAGCTTGAAATAGTTATATACTATCTTAACTGGTTAtagtatattataaataattataatacgtGGTTTATTCCCCTTCTAATTATAATCTTACTTTAACTAGAAGATAATTGACAAAAACCTTAATTTAAATgtgtaataattatataaaccACAAATATTTACTAATGATTAAAGAAGAATTGTCCCTGAAAACAAGGGGGACTTAATTCTTCGACCCATTTAACAATTAACATTCGTATATTTGTTTCTGTTTTAAAATAGCTATCACgttttaagttaattttgataattttaaaatttaaattaaatttacataGTTATAATACATCATCTATAATTGATTAACATCaccatcataataataattagatttACACTCAAATATTTACTATAATACATCATTTGTAGTtaataaacattatattaataattaaatttataatcaaatatttataaacgGCTCATCAGAATTGGAATATGTATTAGGGTTCCAATTTTCTACCTAATTTTTCTAACATCACCAAACATAAAAAGGAGTTTCATAAATTACTTTTAAGGGCTCCACAATAAGAAAATGACGAAGAAAATCTcaactttatttctttttaccaACTTATTCTCTCATTATTTGTCTTCTTTTAACTCCTTTATTAATTTTGAGATCTACCAAGTATATTGTCATACTCACtttcatttaaatttgtttgttcctaattttagtccatttaaaaaaaaatcttttttatattttagaaacTTTTTAATTCGAAGTATGAAGTATCCATATAACATGCTTAAAATAtaagatttaaaatatatttttttatttaagatcaacaaaatttaatttttttttttttgataaatttcatGTCGAATAAagaatgataaataaaataaaacgaaagaaagaatttttttgctTTGCAAGTCTTGTACATCAAACAGAAAAAATTCCGACTAGCGGGCCATGTTATAAAAACATCT contains these protein-coding regions:
- the LOC101244893 gene encoding probable membrane-associated kinase regulator 2, with product MEAFSLLKYWRGGGAAGVFSDDAAGAKTRSAVLTEVSANSSESDSDEDEEVDGDDGPFFDLEFAALPEEEEVKVEGNDRCKISSKNEEEENEEGDVSESENEEELKFTLSPSSSSVDGTDPNVSLSPSDDLFFKGSLVPIEPSSLLLTASEANSKFSSSLLKSATKFRVLMLKLKKPKSNAATKTGKLSEGDGDGDDGSVSATPKPLRIKVTEDEKEERHNRTQSKFLTVKFKVEEVPIKSLFTRDNSSKANNSSSNTQKRNPEEALSTNAAISSSDEKKFSKDVMQKYLKKVKPLYIRVSKRYGEKLKFSGQLSFTGNAALKPGPSPPPSATAKAEPASYAPQTAEKNQKQGNIPSGLRIVRKHLGKSRSASSAVIAASPVASNRRDDSLLQQQDAIQGAILHCKRSFNSSRDSESSILSRSASDASHEKLTHLTTDSSALEEAIAVRKLEI